The Mesobacillus jeotgali genome window below encodes:
- a CDS encoding YlzJ-like family protein, producing MILYTMMPHEQVFPPSEEGAVNQVMISYNGIPIMAEYTENHEYRVVRVMSTDPNHYMEPSCLPGSTITLS from the coding sequence ATGATCCTCTACACGATGATGCCACATGAACAGGTATTCCCGCCGAGTGAAGAGGGAGCCGTTAACCAGGTCATGATCAGCTATAACGGAATTCCTATCATGGCTGAATATACAGAGAATCACGAGTACCGGGTAGTCAGGGTAATGAGTACTGACCCAAACCATTATATGGAGCCCTCCTGTTTGCCTGGTTCTACCATTACTCTCTCTTAG
- a CDS encoding BMP family ABC transporter substrate-binding protein translates to MKKRKFGLVMSLLLAAGTMLAGCGSDDEGGSSKGKESDLRVGMVTDAGTIDDKSFNQGTWEGILKAEEEFGVKTKYLKPAGTTEAEYLKEIGNLYDAEYKFIVTPGFKFETAVFQAQDKYEDAKFVILDGNPHNGDFNPVVKDNTVAVFFAEHESGFLAGVAAAVELKEGEAGFIGGMEIPAVQKFNWGFQQGLKYANENLDTNVTIKAENVVYQGSFDNAAAGGQIAAQFYDRGVDVIFTAAGGVGVGAINEAKNRAKAGEKVWIVGVDVDQFEDGKYDGDKSVILTSAMKKLDQVAYDMVQAELDGKFPGGETLTFDAKNDGIGLPEKNPNLSDETMGKVKEVYEKVKSEEIKVSAEQGDLFK, encoded by the coding sequence TTGAAAAAGCGTAAATTTGGTTTGGTAATGTCATTGCTTTTAGCAGCAGGTACAATGTTGGCAGGTTGCGGAAGCGACGACGAAGGCGGCAGTTCTAAGGGCAAGGAGTCAGACTTAAGAGTAGGTATGGTCACTGACGCAGGTACGATTGATGACAAGTCTTTCAACCAAGGTACTTGGGAAGGAATCCTTAAGGCTGAAGAAGAATTCGGCGTAAAGACAAAGTACCTAAAGCCAGCAGGAACTACTGAAGCAGAATACTTAAAAGAAATTGGTAACTTATACGATGCAGAATATAAGTTCATCGTTACACCGGGCTTTAAATTCGAAACAGCTGTTTTCCAAGCCCAGGATAAATATGAAGATGCTAAATTCGTCATTCTTGATGGAAATCCGCACAATGGAGATTTCAACCCAGTTGTTAAAGATAACACTGTAGCTGTATTCTTTGCAGAGCACGAGTCAGGCTTCCTTGCTGGTGTAGCTGCAGCGGTTGAACTGAAAGAAGGCGAAGCTGGATTCATCGGCGGTATGGAGATCCCTGCTGTACAAAAGTTCAACTGGGGCTTCCAACAAGGTCTTAAATATGCAAATGAAAACCTTGATACAAATGTAACAATCAAAGCTGAAAACGTAGTTTACCAGGGTTCATTTGACAACGCTGCTGCAGGCGGACAAATCGCAGCTCAATTCTATGATCGTGGCGTAGATGTTATCTTCACTGCTGCAGGTGGTGTTGGTGTTGGTGCGATCAACGAAGCGAAAAACCGTGCTAAGGCTGGAGAAAAGGTTTGGATCGTTGGTGTAGACGTAGACCAGTTTGAAGATGGTAAATATGATGGCGATAAGTCAGTCATCCTTACTTCTGCTATGAAGAAGCTTGACCAAGTTGCTTACGATATGGTCCAAGCTGAACTTGACGGCAAATTCCCAGGCGGAGAAACTTTGACTTTCGATGCTAAGAACGATGGAATTGGTCTTCCTGAGAAAAACCCTAACCTAAGCGACGAAACTATGGGCAAGGTTAAAGAAGTTTACGAAAAAGTTAAATCTGAAGAAATCAAGGTCTCTGCTGAACAGGGAGATTTATTCAAGTAA
- a CDS encoding ClpP family protease, with translation MDNDMNKFSSENQEGQQGDKEKPSGLLEKIQQLGQTNVPQLSQDSKIHCLTIVGQIEGHMQLPPHNKTTKYEHLIPQIVAIEQNQNIEGLLVILNTVGGDVEAGLAISEMLASLSKPTVSIVLGGGHSIGVPIAVSCDYSFIAETATMTIHPVRLTGLVIGVPQTFEYLDKMQDRVVNFVTKHSNITEETFKELMFAKGNLTRDIGTNVVGHDAVKTGLIHEVGGIGQAMKKLNELIDMNKQESEVIVQ, from the coding sequence ATGGATAACGATATGAATAAATTCAGTTCTGAAAACCAGGAGGGCCAGCAGGGGGATAAGGAAAAACCATCAGGCCTTCTTGAAAAGATTCAGCAGCTTGGTCAGACAAATGTCCCCCAGCTTTCCCAAGATTCGAAGATCCATTGTTTGACAATTGTTGGACAAATCGAGGGACATATGCAGCTTCCACCACATAATAAAACGACAAAATATGAACACTTGATCCCACAAATAGTTGCAATTGAACAAAACCAGAATATTGAAGGACTGCTTGTCATCTTGAATACTGTGGGCGGCGATGTGGAAGCAGGGCTGGCAATTTCAGAGATGCTGGCATCTTTATCCAAGCCGACCGTTTCTATCGTGCTGGGTGGCGGTCATTCCATCGGAGTGCCTATAGCAGTTTCCTGTGATTATTCGTTCATTGCTGAGACCGCGACAATGACAATTCATCCAGTAAGGCTGACTGGACTTGTCATCGGTGTTCCGCAAACATTTGAATATCTCGATAAGATGCAGGATAGAGTTGTGAATTTTGTTACGAAACATTCCAATATTACTGAAGAAACATTCAAAGAGTTGATGTTTGCCAAAGGTAACCTGACAAGGGACATCGGAACGAATGTTGTCGGCCATGATGCAGTGAAGACCGGTTTGATCCATGAAGTCGGAGGAATAGGCCAGGCGATGAAAAAATTAAATGAATTAATTGATATGAATAAACAAGAGTCAGAAGTGATTGTACAATGA
- a CDS encoding ABC transporter permease has translation MRNTIVSLISIFLGLVAGGILMLFIGSNPIEGYSYLLQGALKNLERIGNTLATATPLVFTGLSVAFAFRTGLFNIGASGQMLVGGLAATAVALTFDFSRPILLMVMVLAGLVAGALWAFIPGLLKAKFNVHEVVSTIMMNWIAYWTIYYIVPGYFKGEFLETESKKLAESETLRTPFLTEMFDGSYINLGLFLAVIAVIIIAFIIDKTTLGFELKAVGFNRFAAEYAGMKVNRNIILSMLISGALAGVGGVALYTGNASSIQIGILPAQGYDGIAVALLGANHPVGVFFAAVLFGILYSGTGFMNAMTEIPPELANTIIAIIIYFAATSVMIERLLNKFKAKKSNKDKSGPVVEKGDS, from the coding sequence ATGAGAAATACCATCGTATCTTTAATATCCATTTTTCTAGGTCTTGTGGCCGGGGGCATTTTGATGCTTTTCATCGGCAGCAATCCGATTGAAGGTTATTCCTATTTGCTTCAAGGAGCGCTGAAGAACCTAGAGCGTATCGGGAATACTCTTGCTACAGCAACTCCGCTTGTATTCACTGGCTTGTCTGTCGCTTTTGCTTTCCGTACAGGACTCTTTAACATTGGGGCATCAGGACAGATGCTGGTTGGGGGCCTTGCTGCTACTGCTGTCGCCCTGACTTTTGATTTTTCACGGCCAATCCTTTTAATGGTCATGGTCCTTGCAGGACTGGTAGCAGGTGCATTATGGGCTTTCATTCCTGGTTTATTGAAGGCTAAGTTCAATGTTCATGAGGTTGTTTCGACAATCATGATGAACTGGATTGCCTACTGGACAATCTACTATATTGTACCAGGTTATTTCAAGGGTGAATTCCTTGAAACAGAATCTAAGAAACTTGCAGAATCAGAAACTTTGAGAACACCATTCTTAACAGAAATGTTCGATGGATCATATATCAACTTAGGTCTGTTCCTTGCAGTCATTGCAGTGATCATTATTGCCTTTATCATCGATAAGACAACACTAGGCTTCGAATTGAAGGCAGTTGGATTCAATAGATTTGCTGCAGAATATGCAGGTATGAAAGTTAACCGCAACATCATTTTATCTATGTTGATTTCAGGTGCTCTTGCTGGAGTCGGCGGTGTAGCATTGTACACAGGAAATGCTTCTAGCATTCAAATTGGTATTCTGCCTGCACAGGGATACGACGGCATCGCGGTTGCTCTACTGGGTGCAAACCATCCTGTTGGTGTATTCTTCGCAGCAGTGCTGTTCGGGATCCTTTACTCTGGTACTGGATTCATGAATGCTATGACCGAAATTCCACCTGAATTGGCGAATACTATTATCGCGATCATCATTTACTTCGCTGCGACGAGTGTAATGATTGAGCGTTTGCTGAACAAGTTCAAGGCAAAAAAATCAAACAAAGATAAAAGTGGTCCTGTAGTCGAGAAGGGAGATTCATAA
- a CDS encoding GntR family transcriptional regulator — MSIKSDNRHLYLQVIDHLKQDIQKGIYKEREKLPSEFDLAKQLGVSRATLREALRILEEENVIVRRHGVGTFVNAKPLFESGIEQLNSVTGMIEHAGMKPGTIFLNSTTTGPTEEDIRRFSCSHDDEITLVERVRTANGEPVVYCLDKIPSSILPEDSSFEDESLLHLLEVKSNRKVTYAVAQIEPIGYHEKISPILECEPETALLVLKQMHFDENDVPILYSVNYFKADKFSFHVLRKRI, encoded by the coding sequence ATGTCGATCAAGTCAGATAACCGGCACCTGTATTTACAAGTAATCGATCACCTGAAGCAAGATATTCAAAAAGGTATATATAAAGAAAGAGAAAAATTACCTTCAGAATTCGATCTTGCCAAACAGCTTGGAGTCAGCAGGGCTACACTAAGGGAAGCATTGCGAATACTTGAAGAAGAAAATGTCATAGTTCGCAGGCATGGTGTAGGGACTTTTGTCAACGCCAAACCGTTGTTTGAGTCAGGAATTGAACAGCTGAACAGCGTGACGGGCATGATTGAGCATGCAGGGATGAAGCCTGGTACAATCTTCTTGAACTCAACGACTACTGGGCCAACCGAAGAAGATATCCGACGTTTTTCATGTTCGCATGATGATGAAATCACACTGGTTGAAAGGGTCAGAACTGCTAACGGGGAACCTGTTGTCTATTGTCTAGACAAGATTCCTTCAAGCATCCTGCCGGAAGATTCTTCTTTTGAAGATGAGTCATTGCTTCATCTACTTGAAGTTAAATCGAACCGGAAGGTAACTTACGCAGTAGCTCAAATTGAGCCAATTGGCTATCACGAGAAGATTTCGCCCATCCTTGAATGCGAGCCGGAAACTGCACTGCTTGTTTTAAAACAGATGCATTTCGATGAAAACGATGTTCCGATTCTTTATTCGGTTAATTACTTTAAAGCCGACAAGTTCAGTTTTCATGTCCTTAGAAAAAGAATTTAA
- a CDS encoding ribonuclease J, translating to MAKNESIKIIPLGGVGEIGKNMYITEVDGDIFVVDAGLMFPEDEMLGIDVVIPDFTYLVSNSDRVKAIFLTHGHEDHIGALGYILRKINVAVYGTKLTIALAKEKMKEQDFTGSADFREINADTVVDFDKVSVSFFKTNHSIPGSVGISIHTSEGAIVHTGDFKFDQAAAPLYKPEVGKMAAIGEKGVLCLLSDSTEAERPGHTPSESTVVAELSDVFYNAQGRIIAACFASDLNRIQHLFNSASANGRKVAVAGNSLKRIFDIALQLGYLQVEEDLIISVNELKDYDNSQVVVLTTGSQGEPIEALQKMAKQVHPQVNIQAGDTVLFAASPLRGSEVFIYKTMDMLYRAGANVVSSKNSVQVSSHGSQEELKFMINLMNPKFFIPVHGEYKMLKAHKKLAQACGIPEENIFIPDRGDVIEISGGVLKFTEKVPAGNTLIDGIGVGDVGNIVLRDRRLLSQDGVLLVVVTLNKTDRKIIAGPEIISRGFVYVRESEKLMNDSAALVREIVEKNANKGSFDWNSLKQDIRDSLHQYLYEKTKRRPMIMPIIMEVK from the coding sequence ATAGCAAAAAACGAGAGTATTAAGATTATTCCACTTGGTGGAGTGGGGGAAATCGGCAAGAATATGTACATCACCGAAGTGGACGGTGATATTTTTGTGGTTGATGCGGGCTTGATGTTTCCTGAGGATGAGATGCTCGGGATTGATGTGGTCATACCTGATTTTACTTATTTGGTTTCGAATAGTGATAGGGTGAAAGCAATTTTCCTTACGCACGGGCATGAAGACCATATAGGTGCATTAGGCTATATTTTACGCAAAATCAATGTAGCGGTTTACGGAACAAAGCTAACGATCGCCCTGGCAAAGGAAAAAATGAAAGAACAGGATTTCACTGGTTCGGCTGACTTTCGTGAAATTAATGCAGATACAGTAGTGGATTTCGACAAAGTTTCTGTTTCCTTTTTTAAAACCAATCATAGCATCCCTGGTTCAGTCGGCATTAGCATTCATACATCTGAAGGTGCAATCGTACATACAGGGGACTTTAAATTTGACCAGGCAGCAGCTCCGCTATACAAACCTGAAGTTGGCAAGATGGCTGCAATAGGTGAAAAAGGTGTTCTCTGCCTGCTTTCTGACAGTACTGAGGCTGAAAGACCTGGACATACACCTTCTGAATCAACCGTAGTCGCTGAACTATCCGACGTCTTTTATAATGCACAGGGCAGGATCATTGCTGCCTGCTTCGCATCTGACCTTAACAGGATCCAGCACCTATTTAACAGTGCATCAGCAAATGGCCGAAAAGTGGCAGTGGCAGGAAATAGCTTGAAACGGATATTTGATATCGCATTGCAACTCGGCTATTTACAGGTAGAAGAAGATCTGATCATATCGGTTAATGAACTAAAGGATTACGATAACAGCCAGGTGGTGGTTTTAACCACAGGAAGTCAGGGTGAGCCCATTGAAGCTCTGCAGAAAATGGCTAAACAAGTGCATCCGCAAGTAAATATTCAGGCAGGGGACACAGTATTGTTTGCTGCATCTCCTTTAAGGGGAAGCGAAGTGTTTATTTATAAGACCATGGATATGCTTTACCGTGCGGGTGCGAATGTAGTATCCAGCAAAAATAGTGTCCAGGTCTCAAGCCATGGAAGCCAGGAAGAATTGAAATTCATGATCAATCTGATGAATCCTAAATTCTTCATTCCAGTACATGGTGAATACAAAATGCTGAAGGCCCATAAAAAGCTAGCACAAGCATGCGGGATTCCGGAAGAAAATATTTTTATCCCCGATCGCGGAGACGTGATTGAAATTTCAGGGGGGGTACTAAAGTTTACGGAGAAGGTGCCCGCCGGGAATACATTGATTGATGGAATCGGGGTTGGAGATGTAGGAAACATTGTTCTCCGAGACCGAAGACTGCTATCTCAAGACGGCGTTTTACTTGTAGTGGTGACACTGAATAAAACCGACAGGAAGATTATTGCCGGACCGGAAATTATCTCGCGCGGCTTCGTCTATGTGCGCGAATCAGAGAAGCTGATGAATGATTCTGCTGCACTTGTAAGAGAAATCGTCGAGAAAAATGCTAATAAAGGCTCTTTCGATTGGAATAGTTTAAAACAGGATATCCGGGACTCCCTTCACCAATATTTATATGAAAAAACAAAACGCCGCCCAATGATCATGCCGATCATCATGGAGGTTAAATAA
- a CDS encoding ABC transporter ATP-binding protein — translation MSYVVEMLNIRKEFPGIVANDNVTLTLKKGEIHALLGENGAGKSTLMGVLFGMYQPERGVIKVNGQEVKITNPNVANRLGIGMVHQHFKLVDNFTVTENIILGSEPLKGMVLDIDKAAKRIEELSKHYGLNVDPHAKIEDISVGMQQRVEILKMLYREADVLILDEPTAVLTPAEIDELMKIMRNLINEGKSIIIITHKLKEIKAVADRCTVIRRGKGIGTVNVAETSEASLAEMMVGRHVSFKVDKKESTPGEVVLKIDSLSVKNNRKVMGLKDFSLEVRAGEIVGIAGVEGNGQTELVEAITGLRKAESGTILVGGEEITNLPIRQRNEKGISHIPEDRQKRGLVLDYSLVSNMVLQIYNKQPFSKRGLLNYSAMKAYAQNIITNFDVRSGEGAASIARTLSGGNQQKAIIGRELELDPKLLIAVQPTRGLDVGSIEYIHKRIIEHRDKGNAVLLISLELDEVLQLSDRIAIVNNGELVGEVIAAETNENEVGLMMAGVAKERSI, via the coding sequence ATGAGTTATGTAGTTGAGATGTTGAATATCCGGAAAGAGTTTCCGGGTATCGTAGCCAACGATAATGTTACCCTTACCCTTAAAAAAGGGGAAATACATGCACTGTTAGGTGAAAACGGTGCGGGAAAATCAACTTTGATGGGTGTTCTGTTCGGCATGTATCAGCCTGAACGCGGCGTAATAAAAGTTAATGGCCAAGAAGTTAAGATTACGAATCCTAATGTCGCAAACCGTTTAGGAATCGGAATGGTGCATCAGCATTTTAAGCTGGTAGACAACTTCACTGTAACTGAAAACATCATTTTGGGCAGTGAGCCGCTTAAAGGCATGGTGCTAGATATTGATAAAGCTGCAAAAAGAATTGAAGAGTTATCAAAGCACTACGGTTTGAATGTAGATCCACATGCAAAAATCGAAGATATTTCAGTAGGTATGCAGCAAAGGGTAGAAATTTTGAAAATGCTTTATCGAGAAGCAGATGTTCTGATTTTGGATGAGCCAACAGCTGTCCTTACACCAGCAGAAATCGATGAATTGATGAAAATCATGCGTAATCTTATTAATGAAGGCAAGTCTATTATTATTATCACTCATAAACTAAAAGAAATTAAAGCCGTTGCGGACCGCTGTACAGTCATTCGCCGCGGAAAAGGAATTGGGACTGTCAATGTGGCAGAAACCAGTGAGGCTAGTCTTGCCGAAATGATGGTCGGACGTCATGTCTCTTTCAAAGTGGATAAGAAAGAAAGTACTCCTGGTGAAGTGGTACTTAAAATAGATTCTTTATCAGTAAAAAATAATAGAAAAGTTATGGGATTAAAAGATTTTTCATTGGAAGTCCGTGCTGGTGAAATAGTCGGGATTGCCGGGGTTGAAGGCAATGGACAGACAGAGCTTGTTGAAGCAATCACTGGCTTGAGAAAAGCTGAGTCGGGGACGATCCTGGTCGGTGGAGAAGAGATCACCAACCTTCCAATCCGCCAAAGGAATGAAAAAGGCATCAGCCATATACCGGAAGACAGGCAAAAACGCGGTCTTGTTCTTGATTACTCACTTGTTTCAAACATGGTACTTCAAATCTACAACAAACAGCCTTTCTCTAAGCGTGGATTATTAAATTATTCTGCTATGAAAGCGTATGCTCAAAATATCATCACAAACTTCGATGTGCGTTCAGGTGAAGGTGCTGCGTCGATTGCCAGGACTCTTTCCGGCGGTAACCAGCAAAAAGCCATCATCGGGCGTGAACTTGAACTTGATCCTAAACTCTTGATTGCTGTTCAGCCGACTCGTGGATTGGATGTTGGTTCCATCGAATACATCCATAAAAGGATTATTGAGCATCGCGACAAAGGGAATGCAGTATTGCTGATCTCTTTGGAGCTTGATGAAGTTCTACAGCTTTCAGATCGCATTGCCATCGTTAATAATGGTGAGCTGGTTGGCGAAGTAATCGCTGCGGAAACAAATGAAAATGAAGTTGGTCTTATGATGGCAGGCGTGGCTAAGGAGAGAAGTATATGA
- a CDS encoding ABC transporter permease, translating to MWSIIEQIFPYAIIFTIPLLITALGGLFSERSGIVNIALEGLMVIGAFSGALSIHFLSGVLDNHTLVLWLGLLAAIIAGMLFSILHAFASINLNADQIISGTAINLIATALTVFLARNMTGSGNIRISSGFSPSNVPFLSDIPVIGDLFFTKTYPTTWFVLVILFVSSFILYKTKFGLRLRSCGEFPQAAEAAGINVRRVRYSGVLISGAFAGLGGALIIVTQSGEFTGTVAGLGFLALASLIFGQWKPLGVLAATFFFGFASTIANVSQVIPELAVIPPILLKIFPYVVTLIALVIFSKSSQAPKAVGETFDSGKR from the coding sequence ATGTGGTCAATAATAGAACAAATTTTTCCTTACGCGATTATCTTTACCATTCCTCTTCTTATTACGGCACTCGGCGGACTTTTTAGTGAAAGAAGCGGTATTGTAAATATTGCCCTCGAGGGATTGATGGTCATTGGTGCATTCTCTGGCGCTCTATCCATCCATTTCCTGAGCGGTGTATTGGACAACCACACTTTGGTCCTCTGGCTTGGATTGCTGGCTGCAATTATTGCTGGTATGCTATTCTCCATCTTGCATGCGTTTGCGAGCATAAATTTGAATGCCGATCAGATTATCAGTGGTACGGCAATCAATCTGATTGCGACTGCTCTTACGGTATTCCTTGCACGTAATATGACTGGAAGTGGAAACATCCGAATCTCAAGCGGTTTCTCACCGTCCAACGTTCCATTCCTTTCGGATATTCCAGTGATTGGAGATTTGTTTTTCACAAAAACGTATCCAACAACATGGTTTGTATTAGTCATTCTTTTTGTAAGTTCATTCATTTTATACAAAACAAAGTTTGGTCTCCGTTTACGTTCATGTGGTGAATTCCCTCAGGCTGCAGAAGCAGCAGGGATCAATGTAAGAAGAGTCCGATACAGCGGCGTTCTTATTTCAGGAGCATTCGCCGGATTGGGCGGTGCCTTGATCATTGTCACACAGTCAGGAGAATTCACAGGAACAGTTGCAGGTCTGGGCTTCCTGGCATTGGCTTCCTTGATTTTCGGACAATGGAAACCGCTAGGCGTGCTGGCAGCAACTTTCTTCTTTGGATTTGCAAGTACGATCGCAAACGTGTCACAAGTAATTCCAGAGTTGGCTGTTATTCCGCCAATCTTATTGAAAATTTTCCCTTATGTCGTGACATTAATCGCGCTCGTAATCTTCTCCAAATCCTCACAAGCTCCAAAAGCTGTTGGTGAAACATTCGACAGTGGAAAACGTTAA
- a CDS encoding DNA translocase FtsK, which yields MAKKKRRQSRKKNTLKTTVQYELAGLALLALAIIAMADLGAVGGAVVMFFRFFFGEWYMLSLVGLVVFSIFIMWKRSLPFIFHTKLIGTYLIVSAILLLSHVTLFELLSNGGKFEDPSVIKNTFELYVMEAKGETSTNDLGGGMIGAVMFALFYFLFDAAGSQLIAFLLIIIGAILVTGKTFSEVAGKILTPIGSFIRDQWFSFIEDLKHWRENQQHKKTERQQAKQAKSESSQTAAQEVPVEKTIELADEPAPEPIISSFAERAYANPADSQPQQTEKKTKAASDTEDEAEELPQNITFTEVENTSYELPPIDILKLPNKTDQSGEYEMIHANAAKLERTFHSFGVKARVTQVHLGPAVTKYEVHPDVGVKVSRIVSLNDDLALALAAKDIRIEAPIPGKSAIGIEVPNSEVAMVSLREVIESKQHNKPGSKLQIGLGRDITGEAVLAELNKMPHLLVAGATGSGKSVCINGIITSILMKAKPHEVKLMMIDPKMVELNVYNGVPHLLAPVVTDAKKASQALKKVVSEMERRYELFSHTGTRNIEGYNEYIKRYNSEEEANQPLLPFIVVIVDELADLMMVASSDVEDSITRLAQMARAAGIHLIIATQRPSVDVITGVIKANIPSRIAFAVSSMTDSRTILDMGGAEKLLGRGDMLFLPVGSSKPVRVQGAFLSDEEVEEVVNYVIGQQKAQYQEEMIPEDVPENTSEVEDDLYGDAVDLVVEMQTASVSMLQRRFRIGYSRAARLIDEMELRGVVGPYEGSKPRTVLVAKSEEA from the coding sequence ATGGCCAAAAAGAAAAGACGGCAATCGAGAAAGAAGAATACATTGAAAACAACTGTTCAATATGAACTTGCCGGGCTAGCGCTGCTCGCATTAGCCATCATAGCGATGGCGGATTTGGGAGCTGTCGGAGGAGCCGTCGTGATGTTCTTCCGCTTTTTCTTCGGAGAATGGTATATGCTCAGTCTCGTAGGGCTGGTCGTGTTCAGTATTTTCATCATGTGGAAACGAAGCTTGCCTTTTATATTCCACACTAAATTGATTGGTACATACCTGATTGTAAGTGCAATCCTGCTTTTAAGCCATGTGACATTATTCGAACTTTTATCCAATGGCGGCAAGTTTGAGGATCCAAGTGTCATTAAAAACACTTTTGAATTATATGTGATGGAGGCAAAAGGAGAGACTAGCACGAATGATCTCGGAGGCGGGATGATTGGGGCTGTGATGTTTGCTCTGTTTTACTTTTTGTTTGATGCGGCGGGATCTCAGTTGATTGCCTTCCTGTTAATCATCATTGGTGCCATTCTTGTCACAGGCAAAACATTCAGTGAAGTTGCCGGCAAAATCCTGACACCAATCGGAAGCTTTATCAGGGACCAATGGTTTTCATTCATCGAAGACCTTAAGCACTGGAGAGAGAATCAACAGCATAAAAAGACAGAAAGACAACAGGCGAAGCAAGCTAAAAGCGAGAGCAGCCAAACAGCTGCACAGGAAGTGCCTGTTGAAAAAACTATTGAACTCGCCGATGAGCCAGCTCCGGAGCCTATCATCTCCAGCTTTGCGGAGCGAGCTTATGCAAATCCTGCTGATTCTCAACCTCAGCAGACAGAGAAGAAGACAAAAGCTGCAAGTGATACAGAAGATGAGGCGGAAGAGTTGCCGCAGAATATTACTTTTACTGAAGTTGAGAATACCTCTTATGAACTTCCGCCAATCGATATATTGAAACTGCCGAATAAAACAGACCAGAGCGGTGAATATGAAATGATTCACGCCAATGCGGCCAAGCTGGAACGCACATTCCACAGCTTCGGAGTAAAAGCAAGAGTGACTCAGGTTCATCTAGGACCGGCGGTAACGAAATATGAAGTCCACCCTGATGTCGGTGTCAAGGTAAGCAGAATTGTAAGTCTTAATGATGATTTGGCCTTAGCATTGGCTGCCAAGGATATCAGGATTGAAGCTCCAATACCGGGAAAATCAGCAATTGGCATAGAAGTTCCGAATTCAGAAGTAGCAATGGTCTCTTTACGAGAAGTGATCGAGTCGAAGCAGCATAACAAACCAGGTTCCAAACTCCAAATTGGTTTGGGACGTGATATTACGGGTGAAGCAGTGCTTGCCGAACTGAATAAAATGCCTCACCTTCTTGTTGCCGGTGCTACAGGAAGCGGTAAGAGTGTGTGTATTAATGGAATTATCACCAGTATCCTGATGAAGGCGAAGCCACATGAAGTCAAACTGATGATGATTGACCCCAAGATGGTAGAGTTGAATGTTTATAATGGTGTCCCGCATCTACTGGCTCCGGTTGTGACAGATGCAAAGAAAGCATCGCAGGCACTCAAGAAAGTGGTCAGTGAGATGGAAAGGCGCTATGAGCTCTTCTCACACACGGGAACAAGGAATATAGAAGGCTACAATGAATATATCAAGAGGTATAATAGCGAGGAAGAAGCGAACCAACCATTGCTTCCGTTCATTGTAGTAATTGTGGACGAGCTGGCAGACTTGATGATGGTCGCGTCCTCAGATGTAGAAGATTCCATCACCAGGCTGGCTCAAATGGCCCGTGCTGCCGGGATCCATTTGATCATAGCTACTCAAAGACCGTCTGTTGATGTCATTACAGGGGTAATCAAAGCGAATATCCCATCAAGAATTGCCTTTGCCGTTTCTTCAATGACAGACTCAAGAACAATACTTGATATGGGCGGTGCTGAGAAGCTGCTGGGAAGAGGGGACATGCTGTTCCTGCCTGTCGGGTCATCGAAGCCTGTGAGGGTGCAGGGAGCGTTCTTGTCGGATGAAGAGGTGGAAGAGGTTGTAAACTATGTCATTGGCCAGCAGAAAGCCCAGTATCAGGAGGAAATGATACCTGAGGATGTTCCTGAGAACACATCAGAGGTAGAGGATGATTTGTACGGAGATGCTGTCGATCTTGTAGTGGAAATGCAAACCGCTTCTGTTTCGATGCTTCAGAGAAGGTTCAGGATAGGTTATTCTCGTGCAGCAAGACTGATTGATGAAATGGAGCTGCGCGGCGTCGTTGGGCCTTATGAAGGAAGCAAGCCGAGGACCGTCCTTGTGGCTAAGTCTGAAGAGGCATAA